Below is a window of Longimicrobium terrae DNA.
ACTGGGACCTCGTTTCGTCAGACCCGCGGAATGACGCGGCCCGAACGGACGGCCACGCGCTCGCGCTTGCCGTCGGTGCCCGCCGCGCGGCGAACGCGCGTGGGCTCGCCCGAGGCGGGATCCAGCAGCATCACGTTGCTGACGTGGATCGGCGCCTCGAACTCCACGATCCCACCCTCGGGGTTGGTCTGCGAGGGCTTCATGTGGCGCTTGCGGCGGTTGACGCCGTCCACCACCACGCGGCTCTTGTCGGGCTCCACGCGGATGACGGTGCCTTCCTGCCCCTTGTAGTTGCCGCTGATGACCTTGACCCGGTCACCCTTGCGGATGTTGAGCTTGGGCATCAGATGACCTCCGGGGCCAGCGACACGATCTTCATGTATCGCTTGTCGCGCAGCTCGCGGGCAACCGGCCCGAAGATGCGGGTGGCGCGGGGCTCGCCCGCGTCGTTGATGATGACGGCCGCGTTCTCGTCGAAGCGGATGTACGAGCCGTCCTTGCGGCGCACGTTGCGGGTGGTTCGCACCACGACCGCCTTGGCGACGTCGCCCTTCTTCACCGTGCCGTCGGGAAGCGCGTCCTTCACGGCCACGATGATGCGATCGCCCACCGAGGCATAGCGGCGCTTCGACCCGCCCAGCACACGGATGACCAGCGCGCGCTTGGCGCCGGAGTTGTCCGCGATCCGGACGATGGATTCCTGCTGCAGCATTGCGTCTGCTCCCTATTCTCTTCCAGAGGGCCGGCCGCGGCGCGAAGGACGTTCGTCCCCCGCCCCGCCCCTGGCCGCCGTGTTCAGCGGGCTCGCTCGATCAGTTCCGACACGCGCCAGCGCTTGAGCTTGCTCAGCGGGCGGGTTTCGGTAATGCGCACGGTGTCACCGACGTGAAACTCGTTGTTCTCGTCGTGCGCGTGGTACTTCTTGGTGCGCGTCACCTGCTTGCCGTACAGCGGGTGGGCGTACCGGCGCTCCACCTTCACCACGACCGTCTTGTCGCCCTTGTCGGAAACGACGACGCCCGTGCGGGTCTTGCGGCGGTTGCGCTCGTCCTGCTGCTCAACGGCCTGGGTGTTCTCGGCGGCCATTTAGCGACCCTCCTTCTGGTCACGCGCGCGCTGCACCGTCTTGAGACGGGCGATGTCGCGGCGAATGGTGCGGAGCAGCGTGGGATTTTCCAGCTGCTGCGTGGCGGCGCGGAAGCGCAGCCGGAAACGTTCTTCCTGAAGCTGCTGGATGCGCTCGGCGATTTCCTGCGCCGTCATCTCGCGGATCTCGGTACCCTTCACGCCTCACCTCCCTCGGTGGTTGCGGCGGCCGGGGCCGTCTTTTCGCGGACGACGAACTTGCACTTCACCGGGAGCTTGGCCGAGGCCAGCTCCATCGCGCGCTTCGCCGTTTCCAGCGTGACGCCCTCGAGCTCGAACATGATGCGGCCGGGCTTCACCACGGCGACCCACGCCTCGGGGTTGCCCTTGCCCTTGCCCATGCGGACTTCAAGGGGCTTCTTGGTGATGGACTTGGCCGGAAAGATCCGGATCCACACCTTGCCGCCGCGCTTGATGTGGCGCGTCATGGCGATACGGGCGGCCTCGATGGTCCGGTTGGTGATCCACCCGGGCTCAAGGGCCTGCAGGCCGTAGTCGCCGAACGCCACATAGTTGCCGCGGGTGGCCTTGCCACGCATGCGGCCCTTCATCTGCTTGCGGTACTTGACTCTCTTGGGAGCGAGCATGATTCCGTCTCTCCTTACGCGTCGGTCGAGTAGGTCCGGCCACGCCGGTTCTCGACGACTTCACCCTTGAACACCCACACCTTGACGCCGATGGTGCCGAAGGTGGTGCGAGCGGTGGACTGCGCGTAGTCGATGTCCGCGCGCAGCGTCTGGAGCGGAATCCGCCCCTCCTTGTATCCTTCGGTGCGCGCGATTTCGGCGCCGTTCAGGCGGCCGGCGAGCTGCACCTTGATTCCCTCGGCGCCGCTGCGCATGGCGTTCTGAACCGCGCGCTTCATGGCGCGGCGGAACGAAACGCGCTGCACGAGCTGGTGGGCGATGCTGTCGCCGATCAGCTGGGCGTTCACCTCGGGGCGCTTCACTTCTTCCACGTTGATCGCCACTTCGTTGCCGGGCGAAAGGCGCGAAAGCTCGTCGCGGAGCTTGTCGACCTCGCTGCCGCCCTTGCCGATCACCACGCCGGGACGGGCGGTGTGAAGGGTGACGATCGTCTTGCCGGGCTTGCGCTCGATCTCGACTTCGGCGATGGAGGCGTGGCCCAGGCGCTGGTGCAGGTACTTGCGCAGGGTCTCGTCTTCCATCAACAGCTTGGGAAAGTCACGCTCGGCGTACCAGCGCGACTTCCAGGTGGCCACGATCCCCAGCCGGAATCCTCTCGGATGCGTCTTCTGTCCCACGATTACTCCTTGCGGTCGACGATGATCGTGACGTGGCTGGTGCGCTTCAGGATCGGCGTCGCGCGCCCCATGGCGCGCGGGCTGAACCGCTTCAGCGTCCGGCCCTCGTTCACGTAGGCCTCCCGGACCACAAGGTCGTCCACGTCGAGGAAGCTTCCCGCGGCTTCGGCCTTCTGCGTGGCGTTGGCCACGGCGGAGCGCAGGGTCTTCTCGACGGGCGTGGTGGCCGCCTTCTTCGAGAATTTGAGGATGGAGTAGGCTTCGTTCACCCCGCGGCCGCGGATCAGGTCCACGATCAGCCGCATCTTGCGGGGGCTCATCCCGATGCTACGGGCGATGGCGCGAGCTTGCATTAGAATATCCTTTCTCGCGCTCAGCGCGCCTTGGCGCGCTTGTCGACGAGCTTGCCGCCGTGGCCCCGGAAGGTCCGCGTGGGAGCAAATTCGCCGAGCTTGTGCCCGACCATGTTCTCGGTGAGGTACACCGGAATGAACTTGTTTCCGTTGTGCACGGCCAGCGTGTGGCCGATGAACTCGGGGGTGATGGTGGAAGCGCGCGACCAGGTCTTGAGAACCCGGCGCTCGTTCCGCTCGTTCATCAGACGAACCTTCTTCAGGAGGCTTTCCTCCACGAAGGGGCCCTTCTTCAGACTCCTCGGCATTGGTGTCTTTCTCGCTCTTAGTCCCTGGTCCCCCGGCGCCGTGCCGGGGGCGGAGCCCACGTGCGGGACGTTCCCGCAGTGGTGGGCGCGCCTCGGGGTGAACTGCTGAGTGCGTCAGTGCGGGCTGCGTGAGTGCGGAAGGAGTCCTCCCGCACTCACGCACTCAGCACTTCCGCACCTTTTACTTGGTCGCCCGGCCGCGCTTGCGGCCGCGGACGATCAGGCGCGTCGACGCCTTCTTGTGACGGCGCGTCTTCACGCCTTCGGGCTTGCCCCACGGGGTCACCGGGGGACGTCCGCCCGAAGTCTTGCCCTCGCCGCCGCCCATCGGGTGGTCGACGGGGTTCATGGCCACGCCGCGCACCTTGGGACGCTTGCCGCGCCACCGGTTCGCGCCGGCCTTGCCGATGCTCTGCTTCTCATGGTCCACGTTGCCCACCTGGCCGACGGTGGCCATGCACTCGCGGCGCACCATGCGGACTTCCGTGCTGGGCATGCGCAGCGTGACGTGCTCGCCTTCCTTGGCCACCACCTGCACGCCGGCGCCGGCCGAGCGGGCCATCTGGCCGCCCTTGCCCGGACGAAGCTCCACGTTGTGCACCGTGGTGCCCAGCGGGATCTCCGAAAGCGGCATGGCGTTGCCCACGCGGATGTCGGAGCCGGAGCCCTGCTCCACGCGGTCACCCACCTTGATGCCGCGGGGCGCCAGGATGTAGCGCCGCTCGCCGTCCTCGTACACCACCAGCGCGATGTTGGCGGTGCGGTTGGGGTCGTACTCCACGCGCTCCACCTTGCCGGGCACGCCCGGCTTGTTGCGCTTGAAGTCGACGATGCGGTAGATCCGCTTGTGGCCGCCGCCGCGGCGGCGGCTGGTCACGTGGCCGTGATGGTTGCGGCCGCCCGACTTGGTAATGGCCTCGGTGAGCGCCTTTTCCGGGCGCCCGTCGTGCGTCACCTCGGCGAAATCGCTGATGGAGCGAAAGCGCGTGCCGGGCGTAATGGGCCTGAACTGCTTGGTCGGCATTGTGTTACACCCCCTCGAAGATCTCGATGGAGTCGCCCTCTGCGAGGGTGACCACGGCCTTCTTCCACGAGGCCTTCCGGCCCGCCCACTTGCCCATGCGCTTCATCTTGCCGGCGTAGCGCAGGGTGCGGACGGCCGTCACCTTGACGTTGAACTGCTTCTCGATCGCGTAGGCGATCTCGATCTTGTTGGCGTCGTTGGCCACCACGAAGGTGTAGGCGCCGTGCTGGTCCAGCTGGACGTGACTCTTTTCAGTCACCATCGGGCGGACCAGGATCTCGCTGACGTTACGCATGGACGGCCTCCTCGGTGCGCCCGACGGCCTCGAGGGCCGACTGCTCGATGATGACCTGGCGCGCCTTGAGGACGACGTAGGCCGACGCCTGCGAGAACGGGAGCACTTCCACGTTCGGCAGGTTGCGGAACGAGCGGAGCACCGTGTTCTTGCTGCCGTCCGTGAGCACCAGGACGCGCTTGGCGTCGGCGACTCCCATGCGGCCCAGCAGCGACAGTGCAACCTTGGTCTTGGGGGTGTCGAACGCCAGGCGCTCCACCACCACGATTTCGCCGTTGTTCGCCCGCTGGTTGAACGCCGAGCGGCGGGCCAGGGCCTTCACCTTGCGCGGCACGTCCTGGTGGTACGAACGCGGGTGCGGGCCGAACACGATGCCGCCGCCGCGCCAGTGCGGCGCACGGATGGAGCCCTGCCGCGCGCGGCCGGTGCCCTTCTGGCGCCACGGCTTGCGGGCGCCGCCCGAAACGTTGGCGCGGGTCTTGGTGGCGTGCGTGCCCTGGCGCTGGTTGGCCAGGTACGCCTTGATCACCTGGTGCAGCACCGGCTCGTTGATGATGCCGTCAAAGAGCTCCGCGGGGAGCTCGAACGCATCGCCGGGCTCGCCGGCGGCGTTGAAGAAACGTGCAGTTGCCATTTTTCAGGATCCCCTTACTGCCGCGTGACGAAGACGTAGCCGTTCACGGGACCCGGCACGGCTCCGCGCACGTACAGCAGGTTCCGCTCGGCGTCGACCTTGGCCACCAGCAGGTTGCGCACGGTCTGCTGCGCGTCGCCCATGTGGCCGGGCATGCGCTTGCCCTTGATGACGCGCGACGGGTTGGTGCCGGCGCCGATGGAGCCCGGAGCGCGGTGCACGCGGGTGGCGCCGTGCGAGGCGCGTCCGCCGCCGAATCCGTGGCGCTTCATGACGCCCTGGAAGCCGCGGCCCTTGGTGACGCCCGTCACCTTGACGCGCAGTCCGCGCTCGAAGCCGTCCACCGTCACGCTCTCGCCCAGGGCGGGAGCGGCGTCGAAGCGGAACTCCTTGAGCACCGCGGGCGCGGCCTCGAGGCCGGCCTTGGTGGCGTGGCCCTTTTCCGCGCTGGTGGCGCGGGTGGCCTTCTTGGCGCCGAATCCGAGCTGAACGGCCGCGTAGCCGTCCTTCTCGTCGGTGCGAACCTGTACCACGGGGCAGGGCCCCGCTTCAATGACGGTCACGGGCACGACGGCTCCGGACTCGTCGAAGATCTGGGTCATCCCCAGCTTCCGTCCGATGATTCCCGACATCGAGGTCTCCTCAGTCCACCTTGATCTCGACGTCGACACCGGCCGGAAGATCCAGCTTGGTCAGAGCGTCGACGGTCTGCGGGCGCGAGTCCAGGATATCGATGACGCGCTTGTGCGTCTTCAGCTCGAACTGCTCGCGGCTCTTCTTGTCCACGTGCGGAGACCGCAGAACGGTCCACCGCTGAATCCGCGTGGGCAGCGGAATGGGGCCGCTGACGCGGGCTCCCGTCTTTTCCGCCGTGCGGACGATGTCGGCCGTGGTCTGATCGATCACCGCGTGATCGAAGCCCTTCAGCCGAATGCGAATCTTGCCTGCCATGTATGTAAGTCCGGTTGACGTTGTTCAGAAGCTCAGGTGCGAACAGAGGCGCGGGGCGGCACCAGGCCGTCCCGCGCTCCTTACGCCAACCGTCTTCAGTCCAGGATTTCGGTGACGACGCCGGCGCCGACGGTGCGGCCGCCCTCGCGGATGGCGAAGCGCAGTTCCTTCTCCATGGCGATGGGCGTGATCAGCTCCACCGTCATCTGCACGTTGTCGCCCGGCATCACCATCTCCACACCTTCGGGGAGGTCGGCGGTGCCCGTCACGTCCGTCGTGCGGAAGTAGAACTGCGGGCGGTACCCGGTGAAGAACGGCGTGTGACGGCCGCCTTCTTCCTTGGTCAGCACGTACACCTCGGCCTTGAACTTCGTGTGCGGCGTGATGGTCTTGGGCTTCGCCAGCACCATGCCGCGCTCGATGTCGTCCTTGGCCACGCCGCGGAGCAGCAGTCCGACGTTGTCGCCGGCCTGGCCCTCGTCCAGCAGCTTGCGGAACATCTCGACGCCGGTGACCGTCGTGCTCTTTTCGGCACCGAAGCCCACCAGCTCCACCGTCTCGCCCACCTTGATGATGCCGCGCTCGATGCGGCCCGTGGCCACCGTGCCGCGGCCGGTGATCGAGAACACGTCCTCGACCGGCATCAGGAACGGCTTGTCCACCTGGCGCTCCGGCTGCGGAATCCAGGTGTCGATCGCGTTCATGAGCTCGCCGATCTTGGAGCCCCACTCGCTGTTCGGATCACCCGACTCCAGCGCCTTGAGCGCAGAGCCCTTCACGATCGGCGTATCGTCGCCCGGGAAGTCGTACTCGCTCAGCAGCTCGCGGACTTCCAGCTCCACCAGCTCCAGCAGTTCCGGGTCGTCGACCATGTCGACCTTGTTCATGAACACCACCACGTACGGCACGTTCACCTGGCGCGCCAGGAGGATGTGCTCGCGCGTCTGCGGCATCGGGCCGTCGGCCGCCGACACCACCAGGATCGCTCCGTCCATCTGCGCCGCGCCCGTGATCATGTTCTTCACGTAGTCGGCGTGGCCCGGGCAGTCCACGTGCGCGTAGTGACGGTTCGCCGTCTGGTACTCCACGTGCGCCGTCGAGATCGTGATCCCGCGCGCCCGCTCTTCCGGAGCCTTGTCGATGTTGTCGAAGCTGATGAAGTCCGCGAACCCCTGCGCAGCCTGAATGCGCGTGATCGCGGCCGTCAGCGTGGTCTTGCCGTGGTCGACGTGGCCGATGGTGCCCACGTTTACGTGCGGCTTGTTGCGCTCAAACTTGGCCTTGGCCATTGGTTTGAATCCTCAGTCCCGAGGGTGGTGGAGAAAAGATGGCTGAATGGATTCCGCCCGGCGGCGCACTGCGCCCCGGGCCGGCGAACCGCCTCAGCCGCGGAATCGGGTGGTCCGGCGTCTCCTCGCCGGGCCCAACAAACAACACACCCTGCCGCCCTCGTCCGCTGCGGCAAGGTGTTCACGCGCCGGGGACCGCGATGTTCCGCGGTCCAAAACCGGGGCAAGACGCGAAGGATAGCGACATTCACACTCCCCGTCAACCCCTGCGGCGGCGTAACTGCTTGTCCGGTGGGGTGGATGGAGCGGCCGCGGCCCGCGAAAACGAACAGCCGTTTCACACGGAGGACACGGAGGCGGCACGGAGGGCACGGAGGAACAGCAACAGACCGGAATCTCACGCAGAGCAGCAGAGAAGCAGAGAAGCAGAGAAAAGATCAATAACAGGATGGATCAACGCAGTGCCTGCCCCGTCTTTCTCTGCGTCTCGGCGGCTCTGTGTGAGGCTGTTCCTGTTGGCCTGCGGGGACATGATCCGCCGGAAACAGAAAGGGCGGCCACGAGGGCCGCCCTTTCATTCATCAACCGCGTGGAACGATCAGCCGCGGACCTTGGCGACGATCTCTTCCGACTTGGCCTTGGGCACTTCCTCGTACGTCGAGAACTGCATGCTGTACACCGCCCGGCCCTGGCTCATGGAGCGCAGGTTGGTGGAGTAGCCGAACATTTCGGACAGCGGCACGAAGGCGTTGATCACCTGCGCTTCGCCGCGCTGGTCCATGCCCTGGATCTTGCCGCGGCGGCTGCTCAGGTCGCCGATGACGTCGCCCATGTAGTCCGACGGCGTCACGACTTCCACGCTCATCACCGGCTCCAGAATCACCGGCTTGGCGCGGCGGGCGGCCTCCTTGAAGGCCATCGAAGCCGCGATCTTGAAGGCGATTTCCGACGAGTCCACGTCGTGGTACGAGCCGAAGATCAGCTCCACCTTGACGTCCACCATCGGATAGCCCGCCAGCACGCCCGTGTCCATGGACTCGCGCAGGCCCTGCTCGCTCGGCTTGATGAACTCGCGGGGAATCACGCCGCCCACGATCTTGTCTTCGAACACGAAGCCCTGGCCCGGCTCGGCCGGCATCATGTTGATGACCACGTGCCCGTACTGGCCGGAACCGCCGGTCTGGCGAACGAACTTGCCCTCGACCTTTTCCACCCGGTTGCGGATGGTTTCGCGGTAGGCCACCTGCGGACGGCCCACGTTGGCTTCGACCTTGAACTCGCGCAGCATGCGGTCCACCAGGATTTCCAGGTGGAGTTCGCCCATGCCCGAGATGATGGTCTGCCCCGTCTCGGTGTCGGTGTGCACCTTGAACGTCGGGTCTTCGTCGGCCAGGCGGCGCAGCGCCTCGCCCATCTTGTCCTGGTCAACCTTGGTCTTGGGCTCGATGGCCACCGAGATCACCGGCTCGGGGAAGGTCATCGACTCCAGCACCACGATGTTTTCCGGATCGCACAGCGTGTTGCCGGTGGTGGTGTCCTTGAGGCCGATCGCCGCGGCGATGTCGCCCGCGCGCACCTCGGGGATCTCTTCACGCTTGTTGGCGTGCATCTGAAGGATGCGGCCCAGGCGCTCGCGCTTGTTCTTGGTGCTGTTCAGCACGTGGCTGCCCGAGGCGATGACGCCCGAGTAGACGCGGAAGAACGTGAGCTTACCCACGAACGGGTCGGTGGCGATCTTGAACGCCAGCGCCGAGAACGGCTCGTCGTCGGTGGCGTGCCGCTCGATGGGCGCGTCGTTGTTCTCCGGGTCCGTGCCCTTGATGGCCGGAATGTCGACCGGGGCCGGCAGGTAGTCGATCACGGAGTCCAGCAGCTGCTGCACGCCCTTGTTCTTGAACGCCGAGCCGGTGAGCACCGGAACGATGGCGCCCGCGATGGTGGCGTTGCGGATGGCGCGGCGCAGCTCGGGCTCGCTGATCTCTTCTCCTTCCAGATAGCGCTCCATGAGCGCCTCGTCGTGCTCCACCGCGCCCTCGACCAGGGCGAAGCGGGCGGCGGCGGCGGATTCCTTGAGCGAGTCGCGGACGGGCTGCTCCGTCCAGTTCTTGCCCGCCGTGTTGTCGTCGTAGATCAGCTCCACCTGGCGAAGCACGTCGACGATGCCGACGAAGTTTTCGCCGTCGCCGATGGGCAGGTGAATGGGCATGGGGTTGGCGCCCAGCCGGTCCACGATCATGCTCACGCAGCGCTCGAAGTTGGCGCCGGTGCGGTCCATCTTGTTGACAAAGCAGATGCGCGGCACGCCGTACTTGTCGGCCTGGCGCCACACCGTTTCGGACTGCGGCTCAACACCGGCCACCGCGTCGAACACGCAGACGGCGCCGTCGAGCACGCGGAGCGAGCGCTCCACCTCGACGGTGAAGTCCACGTGCCCCGGGGTGTCGATGATGTTGATGCGGTAGTCCTGGTCGAAGCGGGTCCACTGGCACGTCGTGGCGGCCGACGTGATGGTGATTCCGCGCTCCTGCTCCTGCTCCATCCAGTCCATGGTCGCCGCACCGTCATGCACTTCGCCGATCTTGTGCGTACGGCCGGTATAGTACAGGATGCGCTCGGTGGTGGTCGTCTTGCCGGCATCGATGTGCGCCATGATGCCGATGTTGCGGTATTTCTCGAGCGGTGTGGTGCGGGCCATTGGTTGTCGTCTATCGTTAGTGGAAAACGCGGGGCACAAAGGGCGGTGACTCCGCCCTTCGCACCTCCGCGCGTCCAGTTGTTCGGTTCAGCCGGAACGGTGTCCGAGCGGAATTACCAGCGATAGTGGGCGAACGCCTTGTTGGCTTCAGCCATGCGGTGCGTGTCGTCCTTCTTCTTGATGGTCGCTCCCTCGTTGCGGGAGGCGGCCAGCAGTTCGGCGGCCAGGCGGTCGGCCATGGTCTTTTCGCCGCGGGCGCGGGCATAGCCCACCAGCCAGCGCATGGCGAGAGCCTGGCGGCGCTCCGGACGCACTTCGACGGGCACCTGGTACGTGGCGCCGCCGACACGGCGGCTCTTGACCTCGAGCACCGGCTTGGCGTTGTTGAGCGCCGTCTTGAAGACGGTTTCGGCCGGCTGGCCGGTGCGCTCTTCCATCACCTTCATGGCGTCGTAGAAGATGCTTTCGGCGGTGGACTTCTTGCCGTCCAGCATCAGCGTATTGACGAACTTGGTGATCGTCTCCGACCCGTAGACGGGATCCGGGATGATCGGGCGCTTGACGGCGCGTGTGCGACGGCTCATGACTTACCTCTTCCCCTTTCCGCCCTTGCCGGCGGGAGCTCCCTTGCCGGCGGCCTGCCCGGGCTTGGGACGCTTGGCGCCATACTTGGAACGGCTCTGGCGGCGGTCGTTGACCCCGGACGCGTCGAGCGTGCCGCGGATGATGTGGTAGCGGACGCCCGGAAGGTCCTTCACGCGGCCGCCGCGAATGAGCACGATGCTGTGCTCCTGCAGATTGTGCCCCTCGCCCGGGATGTACGCCGTAACCTCAACCCCGTGGGTCAGCCGCACACGCGCGACCTTCCGGAGTGCCGAGTTGGGCTTCTTCGGGGTCGTGGTGTACACGCGGGTGCACACGCCACGCTTCTGCGGATTGTTCCGCATGGCGGGGGACTTGCTCTTCTTTTCGAGCGTCTCCCGACCCTTGCGGACCAGCTGGTTGATCGTCGGCATACTAGGGAAAGCCTGGACAGTAGACGAAAAAAGCAGGCGAGGACCAATGGGTCCCCGCCGCCGCCAACACGCCGGTTGTGCGACAGACGGGGAAAGGTAAGGGCCCCGCCGGTATCGGTCAACCCCCCCGCGCCGGGCTTCTCTTCATCTCCGTGCTCCGCCCCCGCCCCGCCCGCCGTCCTCCCGCGCCGCGCACCCCGTCCCGCCCGCACAATTCCCCGCCGCCCGCCTCGCATTCCGGGCTCCCGGGCCGCGCCGAGAACCCTCGACAAACGCTCCCGACCATCCCGTAATCCCGTATCCGCCCATTTGCGGCATTCGCGTCCTCCGGTCTGTATCCGGACGTGCCGTATCCAACCGCGGACTGCCCGCGCCGCTGGCGGGAACCGGTTGTTCTCATCCGCCCCATCCCGCGCGCGTACGGTTCCCTCCCCTCCACCACGGGATGCCGCTGCGGCGCTGGCCCCGCCCCGCACAGTCTCCGCCGCTTCGTCCGCGCAGACCGCTGCAGGAGCGCTCCGGACGGGTCTTTTGACCTGTTGCACATGGCGGGAAATGTAGTCATCTTTCCCCGCACTTCATCCTCCGGCCCGGCCATTCATGCCACACCCCGCGGCGGTCCCGACTCCCGGCGAATCCATCGCCGCGGGCCGGGACTTTGTCCACCTGCTGACCGAGTTCGCCGTCGCCATCCAGCACCACGGCACCTATCCGCCGGGGCACCCGTTTCTGTCGCGTTCGGCGGATGCGGTGGTCACGCGCCTGGACGCGGTGCTGGACGGCCGCGCCGCGCTGTCGTTCGGCGTGGCGCGCGCGCAGCTGGTGATCGAGGGCGTGGCTACCGATCCCGCCAACCCCGTGCTGGCCGGTCTCGCCGGGCGCCTGCACCGCGGCCGGATCGGCGCGGTGACGCTGCGGCGCGGGCTGGACCGCGACGAAGCCGGCTCGCTGCTCACCTTTCTGGCG
It encodes the following:
- the rpsL gene encoding 30S ribosomal protein S12; protein product: MPTINQLVRKGRETLEKKSKSPAMRNNPQKRGVCTRVYTTTPKKPNSALRKVARVRLTHGVEVTAYIPGEGHNLQEHSIVLIRGGRVKDLPGVRYHIIRGTLDASGVNDRRQSRSKYGAKRPKPGQAAGKGAPAGKGGKGKR
- the rpsG gene encoding 30S ribosomal protein S7, which translates into the protein MSRRTRAVKRPIIPDPVYGSETITKFVNTLMLDGKKSTAESIFYDAMKVMEERTGQPAETVFKTALNNAKPVLEVKSRRVGGATYQVPVEVRPERRQALAMRWLVGYARARGEKTMADRLAAELLAASRNEGATIKKKDDTHRMAEANKAFAHYRW